A section of the Plutella xylostella chromosome 18, ilPluXylo3.1, whole genome shotgun sequence genome encodes:
- the LOC105387986 gene encoding uncharacterized protein LOC105387986 isoform X1: MIKTCLFISVCAMVNVLLVQARTEKEIREEFIQLGMECAKQHQVTPEEIQLMHQHVIPDGTGARCLVACVFKKKDLINDKGMLDIDAAHSMADKEHLDDPTMIENSKKLFDLCKSVNDETVSDGEKGCDRAALLSKCLIANYSKFGFKI, from the exons ATGATTAAAACGTGTTTGTTTATAAGTGTGTGTGCCATGGTGAATGTACTTTTAGTACAA GCCCGCACCGAGAAGGAGATACGCGAGGAATTCATCCAGTTGGGCATGGAGTGCGCCAAGCAGCACCAGGTCACACCGGAGGAGATTCAGCTCATGCACCAGCACGTCATCCCCGACGGTACAGGCGCCAGGTGCCTTGTCGCTTGCGTCTTCAAGAAGAAGGACTTG ATAAATGACAAAGGAATGTTAGATATTGATGCAGCTCACAGCATGGCAGATAAAGAACATTTGGACGACCCTACCATGATTGAAAACTCTAAGAAACTCTTCGACCTTTGCAAATCTG tgaaCGATGAAACGGTCAGTGACGGAGAGAAAGGTTGTGACCGTGCTGCCCTCCTCAGCAAATGCCTCATAGCCAACTATTCTAAG tttggGTTCAAGATATAA
- the LOC105387986 gene encoding uncharacterized protein LOC105387986 isoform X2, giving the protein MECAKQHQVTPEEIQLMHQHVIPDGTGARCLVACVFKKKDLINDKGMLDIDAAHSMADKEHLDDPTMIENSKKLFDLCKSVNDETVSDGEKGCDRAALLSKCLIANYSKFGFKI; this is encoded by the exons ATGGAGTGCGCCAAGCAGCACCAGGTCACACCGGAGGAGATTCAGCTCATGCACCAGCACGTCATCCCCGACGGTACAGGCGCCAGGTGCCTTGTCGCTTGCGTCTTCAAGAAGAAGGACTTG ATAAATGACAAAGGAATGTTAGATATTGATGCAGCTCACAGCATGGCAGATAAAGAACATTTGGACGACCCTACCATGATTGAAAACTCTAAGAAACTCTTCGACCTTTGCAAATCTG tgaaCGATGAAACGGTCAGTGACGGAGAGAAAGGTTGTGACCGTGCTGCCCTCCTCAGCAAATGCCTCATAGCCAACTATTCTAAG tttggGTTCAAGATATAA
- the LOC105387987 gene encoding general odorant-binding protein 72-like isoform X1: MARSLPVLHPEHSCFNGHLAVMTMKQLKNTGKMMRKSCQPKVNAEDAQIDGLKDGVFLEEKETMCYIACIMKMANAIKNGKLNYEAAMKQADLLLPEEIKEPAKAAITSCRKVADQYKDICEACFYSTKCIYTQNPDIFFFP; encoded by the exons ATGGCACGCTCACTTCCCGTACTCCATCCGGAGCACTCGTGTTTTAATGGACACTTAGCAGTA ATGACTATGAAACAATTGAAAAACACTGGCAAGATGATGAGAAAATCATGTCAGCCCAAAGTCAACGCTGAGGATG CACAAATAGATGGATTGAAAGATGGAGTGTTCCTTGAGGAGAAAGAAACCATGTGCTACATCGCCTGCATCATGAAGATGGCTAATGCG ATAAAGAACGGTAAGCTGAACTACGAGGCTGCCATGAAACAGGCGGATCTACTGCTGCCTGAAGAGATCAAGGAGCCCGCCAAGGCAGCTATCACTTCTTGCAGGAAAGTTG CTGACCAATACAAAGATATCTGCGAAGCGTGTTTTTATTCAACGAAATGCATTTATACGCAGAATCCGGACATATTTTTCTTCCcgtaa
- the LOC105387987 gene encoding general odorant-binding protein 72-like isoform X2, whose translation MVLLVLIAKYVLFVALCDAMTMKQLKNTGKMMRKSCQPKVNAEDAQIDGLKDGVFLEEKETMCYIACIMKMANAIKNGKLNYEAAMKQADLLLPEEIKEPAKAAITSCRKVADQYKDICEACFYSTKCIYTQNPDIFFFP comes from the exons ATGGTTTTACTAGTGCTAATTGCAAAATATGTACTATTTGTGGCGTTATGTGATgcg ATGACTATGAAACAATTGAAAAACACTGGCAAGATGATGAGAAAATCATGTCAGCCCAAAGTCAACGCTGAGGATG CACAAATAGATGGATTGAAAGATGGAGTGTTCCTTGAGGAGAAAGAAACCATGTGCTACATCGCCTGCATCATGAAGATGGCTAATGCG ATAAAGAACGGTAAGCTGAACTACGAGGCTGCCATGAAACAGGCGGATCTACTGCTGCCTGAAGAGATCAAGGAGCCCGCCAAGGCAGCTATCACTTCTTGCAGGAAAGTTG CTGACCAATACAAAGATATCTGCGAAGCGTGTTTTTATTCAACGAAATGCATTTATACGCAGAATCCGGACATATTTTTCTTCCcgtaa